A single genomic interval of Asterias amurensis chromosome 1, ASM3211899v1 harbors:
- the LOC139934943 gene encoding uncharacterized protein isoform X3, whose protein sequence is MQESPITSNLKGNRQLRKSVRLSTKLSKSSKKPKTECEGDADVSVSDEPGTKVTDQPDGSVPNRALAEANVCSKKRKKRMHSKSSSIKKKRSKHSTEDEDEQSDWREESPLRTRKNMSEERRALHRVHERQRHQSLNDAIQELVKVLPPGDVYRNVTKFNVLRKANDYIDFLQSKINKLCLAESIEQKREDCWLSFNVPLKATIDGKELKVPASTPISPKLLCDIKRSAKIVSVNQQADKFAWRPDKVRTPQTPLPRYSGLRSKKIPHEKPNPFVTQNTPAYGFYKDVPYKCFSKIPEKLPQKVPHTDLGDHSSDVPYMDPGSYSKMAPHNNPGGYSKKVFHTDLGGHPEHVSHMEPGIYSKNVCNKNSGVSSKRVSRRDLGSYSEKVPLMDLGIHSVDVPPMDPEGYSKKVEHKNPRSSSEEVSHTDPGDYCEDVPHTISGSYSEKVPHNNPGGYSKMVPNTNLGYSVKVPHKDPGGFSREVSHMDLSPPTPQNEDVFESDQGELVVDEEQMPPRKSDVVEIDNLCTFKQIPKESSVSLPIVSRMSSQRRKMKNPCQRKVASLGHAPSTSLDREQRKRLLDYYISGDSSPDSAYSAPANMFRPGWLSPSSANAKSGSNVESEGETSFQTPSSNHLEHSYSADSRQSYPNSEARLPSELSSVSDNVNQPVESSQDNSPEIMASQVKTHSTGPGYLCASDRFVSYCQIDQDHKSNATSTARPTKETTLVKNGDLGCSRVLQTKELTQPMIATPVPLLYSNINDSTNPSAKSTSLMGTASNDTATTTPCRSLTSSSSLPPAEASFLPSSNMMTTTTSGIVPNLYSSATATALVNQSTTTGATFPSQIIKMSKSSENKVLHYSIILPTSIVNPSTVPTLQPTLTKQPILSRKTESLQSFTFMPSTLAQYSQAATTPKTPTSCETALLQYSTVYPAAPVHQSAKPAKLPIRNNWTSQTSSSGSHRYLTFVPTTQMPKNKSATNLPSTSFRTSVVPEQPTVLPDAVVRHCGVPNKNAALLSSAKTLHYSTVLPNTQIYYTTATSKVITTQHLRTTTASVAPLLFSNTVVCQSTAASTVPVQKMLMTSRENTLLQSPTVFSSLMTQRDSEKLTFMPTSHQQVASTSTLPVPCSVDKTSASHCAAPVLSKVTTSTMATATAMTTNTTPVSRTLPQILPNTILHHTTVPTTQPLETAQIMTACETAKNYVTATTSSQTTVSPTSTTSEQTTPQGFVPIQPATTESTDTAPTAPAFQQVTIYEAAVDVIPQNNQATVAIAQTLVVDASCLQFEESESPLEIPSGSESPTLTPTAASGCSLRRSWINGYQLFTKVNHPKFREKWPELQGRDITKLLGQVWKELPGDSKKHYSRRACEWNQWHRRKREPKNKRGKEE, encoded by the exons ATGCAAGAATCCCCAATTACTTCAAACTTGAAGGGCAATAGACAGCTGCGCAAATCTGTCAGG TTAAGCACAAAGCTCAGCAAATCTTCCAAAAAGCCAAAAACCGAATGCGAGGGGGATGCAGATGTTTCAGTTTCCGACGAGCCAGGGACAAAGGTCACTGACCAGCCAGATGGATCTGTTCCAAACCGAGCCTTGGCTGAAGCTAATGTCTGTTCGAAGAAGAGGAAGAAGAGGATGCACAGTAAGTCTTCTTCAATAAAGAAAAAGAGGAGTAAGCATTCAactgaagatgaagatgagcagagtgaTTGGAGAGAGGAGTCTCCGCTTAGGACAAGGAAAAACATGTCTGAGGAGAGGAGAGCTCTACACAGGGTACATGAGAG ACAGCGCCACCAGAGTCTGAATGATGCGATTCAGGAACTAGTGAAGGTACTGCCTCCTGGTGATGTCTACAGGAATGTTACCAAG TTCAACGTGTTACGAAAGGCTAACGACTACATTGATTTCCTGCAATCCAAAATTAATAAGCTCTGCTTAGCCGAAAGTATTGAGCAGAAGAGAGAAGATTGCTGGCTCAGCTTCAATGTACCACTGAAGGCAACAATTG aTGGAAAGGAACTGAAAGTTCCTGCATCCACCCCGATCAGTCCCAAACTACTATGTGATATCAAAAGGTCAGCTAAGATTGTCTCCGTCAATCAGCAGGCTGACAAATTTGCATGGAGACCAGACAAAGTGAGAACACCTCAAACACCACTGCCAAGGTACTCTGGATTGCGATCGAAAAAGATTCCTCATGAGAAACCAAATCCTTTTGTCACCCAAAACACCCCTGCATACGGATTTTATAAGGATGTTCCCTACAAATGTTTCTCTAAGATTCCGGAGAAGCTTCCCCAAAAGGTTCCCCACACAGATTTAGGAGATCACTCCAGCGATGTTCCCTACATGGATCCTGGAAGTTACTCCAAGATGGCGCCCCACAATAATCCAGGAGGTTACTCCAAAAAGGTTTTCCACACAGATCTAGGAGGTCACCCTGAGCATGTTTCACACATGGAGCCTGGAATTTACTCTAAGAATGTTTGTAACAAAAATTCAGGAGTTTCCTCCAAGAGGGTTTCCCGTAGAGATCTAGGAAGTTACTCTGAGAAGGTCCCCCTAATGGATCTAGGAATTCACTCTGTGGATGTTCCACCAATGGATCCTGAAGGTTACTCTAAGAAGGTTGAACACAAAAATCCAAGAAGTAGCTCCGAAGAGGTTTCCCACACAGATCCAGGAGATTACTGTGAGGATGTTCCCCACACAATTTCAGGAAGTTACTCTGAGAAGGTGCCCCACAATAATCCAGGAGGTTATTCAAAGATGGTTCCCAACACAAATCTAGGTTACTCCGTAAAGGTTCCCCACAAAGATCCAGGAGGTTTCTCTAGGGAAGTTTCCCACATGGATCTTAGCCCTCCAACTCCCCAAAATGAAGACGTGTTTGAAAGTGACCAAGGGGAATTAGTTGTTGATGAAGAGCAAATGCCCCCCAGAAAAAGTGACGTAGTGGAAATTGACAATCTTTGCACTTTTAAACAAATACCAAAGGAGTCATCAGTTTCCCTTCCCATTGTTTCACGAATGTCATCCCAGCGCCGCAAAATGAAAAACCCTTGTCAGAGGAAGGTAGCATCATTAGGCCATGCTCCATCGACGTCTCTTGACAGAGAACAGAGGAAGAGACTTCTGGATTACTATATCAGTGGAGATTCCTCACCTGATTCAGCATACTCAGCGCCTGCTAATATGTTTAGACCAGGTTGGCTATCTCCTTCTTCTGCTAATGCTAAGTCAGGGTCTAATGTAGAATCTGAGGGAGAAACATCCTTTCAGACTCCATCTTCTAATCACCTAGAACATTCTTACTCTGCTGATTCCCGTCAATCATACCCCAACAGTGAAGCAAGATTACCAAGTGAGCTTTCCTCAGTCAGTGATAATGTCAACCAACCCGTAGAATCCTCTCAAGATAATTCACCAGAGATCATGGCTTCACAGGTGAAGACTCACAGTACTGGACCAGGCTATCTGTGTGCAAGTGATCGTTTTGTCAGTTATTGCCAGATTGACCAAGATCACAAGTCCAATGCTACCTCAACAGCAAGGCCAACTAAGGAGACCACTTTAGTCAAGAATGGTGATCTTGGTTGTTCTCGTGTGTTGCAAACAAAGGAATTaactcagccaatgatagccacACCAGTTCCTCTCTTATATTCCAATATTAATGACTCCACAAACCCTTCAGCCAAGTCTACTTCTCTCATGGGAACGGCTTCTAATGATACGGCTACCACAACACCTTGTCGTTCCTTGACCTCATCTAGTTCCCTTCCCCCAGCAGAAGCATCTTTCTTGCCATCTTCAAATATGATGACCACGACAACTTCAGGAATTGTTCCTAACCTATACTCTTCAGCCACGGCAACTGCTCTTGTAAATCAGTCGACCACAACAGGTGCTACATTTCCATCACAGATCATTAAGATGTCAAAATCTAGTGAAAACAAGGTTCTTCATTATTCAATCATATTGCCAACTTCCATCGTGAATCCATCAACAGTACCAACACTCCAGCCAACTCTGACAAAGCAGCCAATATTGTCAAGAAAGACTGAATCACTTCAGTCTTTTACCTTCATGCCATCAACCCTTGCACAGTATTCACAAGCAGCCACAACCCCAAAGActccaacttcgtgtgagacaGCTCTGCTTCAATACTCCACAGTCTATCCTGCTGCACCGGTACATCAATCAGCGAAACCTGCCAAACTCCCTATCAGGAACAACTGGACATCTCAAACCAGCAGTTCTGGATCACATCGTTACCTAACCTTCGTGCCAACTACTCAGATGCCAAAGAACAAATCAGCAACGAACCTGCCATCTACATCCTTCCGGACAAGCGTGGTACCAGAACAACCTACAGTCTTGCCAGATGCTGTAGTGCGCCATTGCGGTGTACCCAACAAGAATGCGGCATTGCTGTCATCTGCCAAGACTCTTCATTACTCTACAGTCCTACCTAACACTCAGATATATTATACAACAGCTACCAGCAAAGTCATAACAACTCAGCACTTAAGAACAACTACTGCAAGCGTAGCACCTCTGCTATTTTCAAACACTGTTGTATGTCAGTCGACAGCAGCATCTACTGTGCCAGTTCAGAAGATGCTGATGACTTCACGTGAGAATACCCTCCTCCAGAGCCCAACTGTTTTCTCATCTTTAATGACACAACGTGATTCAGAGAAACTCACTTTTATGCCGACATCTCATCAACAAGTAGCTTCCACATCCACATTGCCAGTTCCATGTTCAGTTGACAAGACATCAGCTTCTCATTGTGCTGCTCCAGTGCTATCTAAAGTGACCACCTCAACCAtggccactgccactgccatgACAACCAACACGACCCCTGTCTCAAGGACTCTTCctcaaattttgccaaatacTATCTTGCATCATACCACAGTCCCAACTACCCAGCCTCTTGAAACAGCACAGATAATGACTGCATGTGAGACGGCAAAGAATTATGTGACAGCTACCACTTCAAGTCAGACCACTGTATCACCCACATCGACAACCTCAGAACAGACCACCCCTCAGGGTTTTGTCCCCATTCAACCAGCCACCACCGAATCCACCGATACTGCACCAACGGCTCCAGCTTTCCAACAGGTGACAATCTATGAAGCTGCTGTAGACGTGATACCGCAG AATAACCAAGCTACAGTAGCCATCGCCCAAACATTGGTGGTCGATGCTAGTTGTCTTCAGTTTGAGGAGTCTGAGAGTCCGCTAGAGATTCCCAGTGGAAGTGAGTCTCCCACCTTGACCCCCACAGCGGCCTCTGGTTGCTCCTTACGTCGCTCTTGGATAAATGGATATCAACTCTTCACCAAAGTTAACCATCCAAAGTTCAGGGA AAAGTGGCCCGAATTGCAAGGACGAGATATTACAAAACTATTGGGCCAGGTGTGGAAAGAACTACCAGGAGACTCCAAGAAACACTACAG TCGCAGAGCTTGTGAGTGGAACCAGTGGCACCGAAGAAAGAGAGAACCTAAAAACAAACGAGGCAAAGAAGAATAG